TATGGCTATGCCAGATacggtgcaggcgcagccAGCACCCGCTGCTGACGCTTCTGgtcttgcggcgcaaatgcaaTCGATGGCGgtcagcgctgcgcctggcACGCGCCAGGCCAACCAGCTGTACAATaccgtgcttggcgcacagccTGTCAACATGACTGAGCTCGACCAGCCGCCACCGCCCATCCAGCTGGCGCCGGGCGCATGTCTCTCGGGCGATGTACAAGCTAATGCAGACCCCACGTaccagcgcagcacgctgAATGCAATTCCTACCACGAGCTCGATGCTCAACAAGTCCAAGCTTCCTCTTGCCATTGTACTCACGCCCATGCGCAGTGTACGATCTGACTTGGGCGACACGCCCGTCCCTGTTGTGAGCGACTCGGTAATTGCACGTTGCCGTCGCTGCCGTACCTACATCAACCCTTTTGTTACCTTTGTCGAGGGCGGTCACCgatggcgctgctgcatgtGCAACATCACCAACGAGGTACCTCAGCTATTTGACTGGAACCAGGAGACGAACCAGCCCGCAGACCGCTGGAAACGCGCGGAGCTCAACTCGTCCATTGTCGAGTTTATCGCGCCGCGAGAGTACATGGTGCGACCGCCGCAGCCCCCTGTCTACGTTTTCCTTATTGATGTGGGTCATGCCGCCGTCCAGTGTGGCATGGTTGATATTGCGGCCAAGACCATCCTCGCAAACCTCGACCGCATTCCCAACCGCGACAAGCGCACCAAGATGGCGGTGATTGGCTTCGATACGCACCTGCACTTTTTCAAGGTCACGCCCCACTCGCCCGAGCCGACGATGATGGTCGTGAGCGATGTGCTCGACGTGTTTTTGCCCCAGCCCAACGACTTGCTCGTGAATTTGAGCGAGGAAAGATCGGGCTTGGAGTCCCTTCTTTTCAACCTTGGCAGCATGTTTACACATACCACCGCAGCAGGCAGTGCACTTGGCCCTGCActgcaagcagcgcacaaactcatcgccgcgcccggcgGCAAGGTGGAGGTGTTCACCGCATCCCTCGCATCCAtgggcgccggcgcgtTGAAAATGCGCGACGACCGCAAACTGTACGGCGGCCCCCGCGAAAGCAGTTTGCTCACGCCCGGCTCGCCATTTTACAAAACCTTCCCGATCGACTGTTCGCGCAGCCAGGTCTCGGTGGATCTTTGGGTGTTTGACAAGTCCTACACAGACATTGCAACGCTTACCTGCTTGCCCCGCTACACTGCGGGCCAGACTTTTTATTACCCCGAATTtaacgcggcgcggcctgcgatcgctgcgcgctttgcacacgagcttggcgaggtgctcgccgcgccgatcaGCTTCGAAGCTGTCTTGCGTCTTCGTGCCACGCGCGGGATTCGTCCCGTGTCTTTTCACGGCAACTTTTttgtgcgcagctcggACTTGCTGGCGCTGCCGAGCGTCTCGCCGGACCAGAGCTACGTAATTGAGTGCGAGATCGAAGAGACACTAAGCGCGCCCATGGTTGTGTTCCAAAGCGTcgtgctgcacagcacttCGGACGgggagcgccgcattcgCGTCACTACGCTGGCACTGCCGACCACGTCGAGTTTGTCGGAAGTATATGCGAGCGCTGATCcgctcgccatcgccgccgtGTGGGCAAACAAGGCCGTGGAAAAAagcttgcacgcgcgtctcgacgatgcgcgttCAATGCTtcgtgcgcgccttgccgaAATTCTTTCGGGCTATCGCGCAACGATGACGAATGCGCGGGGCGGCGGCCAGCTGCACCTTAATGTCCCGCACAATCTCGagacgctgccgctgctcgcaCTTGGTGtgttgcgcacgagcgcgctgcgcctctCTACACAGCTCTCGCCTGACCAACGTGCATACAGCAATACGCTGCTCACGACGCTACCAATGGAGCGCCTCGGGCCCTACCTTGTGCCCTGCTTCTACTCTCTGCACAATATGCCGCCCGAGGCAGGCAAGCTGGATCCAGCCACCCAACTGCTGGTcatgccgccgcgccagaATCTAAGCAGCGAGCGGGTGGAGCGCCACGGTCTTTACTTGATCGATAACGGGATGGATATTGTCTTGTGGCTCGGTCGTTCGGCCGTCCCACAGCTTACCGTGGacgtgtttggcgcgccggacTATGCAAGTATGCAGTCGGGCGCAATTGCCTTGCCTGCGCTTGACAATGACATGTCgaagcgcgtgcatgcgaTTGTGCAGCACATTCAAAGCGCGCGTCACGGCGTGTATTTGCCCACCGTGTACCTTGTCAAGGAGGACGGCGATGCAGCCATGCgtctcgcggcgctcggaCTGCTTGTCGAGGACCGCTTCGAGCAAACGGCTGGCTACCAGCAGTTTCTtacgcagctgcgcgacaaggTGAACGGTACATAGCGTTGCGTATAAGCTGTGTGAGGCCCGCAGGCCCACATCGCAGTACCTTGCTATAGGAATGACTAGGTTCACTTGTGCTTGTACTACAGACTATGCGGCGTACGACTTGGtgagcgcgtcggcagctgcacgcgcaaatAACTGATGTGTATGCGTGGTGGGATGGAAGATATCAAAGAACAGGTACTCTTCGGGGTGTGCGCAAAGGTGGCGCTGAATgcccgcgtcgcgctcgtcttTGTATGCGCCACGAAGACATGCAGCGGTTGTATTCTTGAAGCCGTATTTGTGCGGGTCGTCGATGATCATACGCTGGCACTTGTGCATGTCGACAAACGTCGCATGCCCGCGGCGAGTATGCGCGACAAGACGCCGCATTTCTGAGTTAAACGTCTCGGCAAAGCGTTGCATGGCAAGGGTGGTGTTTTCCCCGGCGCCAGGGAGCCTTGCAGACGGCGTCCCTGCAACAATGCCGAGGCTCTCAAACACAAAGTgacgtgcgccgtgcctgTACAGCTCCTGGGCCGTCTTGTTCAAACTCGAGACGGCCAGCTTCGCAATGGTCTGTGGGGAcccgctgcttgcgccaaAGTACATGTCGTTCGAGCCGCCAGAAAGAATGTAGAGTGCACTTGCGTCGAGACGGGCATGGTTGCGAGTGTAGGTGCGTACTTGTTGCCACATGTCGGGCACGGTAATGTTGGAGTAGTAGCCAGACTCGCCTTTGGAGCGCGAATTGTTCGTCGTTGCGCTTCCATATGCATGATCGACAACAGTCGGGACGCCGAGCATGTCGGCAAGATGCTCAGTCCATACAAGTCCATCGCTGAAGCGCCCATTGAAGTAGGCTGGGTCGCGCGGCCATGTCTTGTTCGTGAGCAGAAACGTGCCGTTGCCCTGCGGTCAGCTGGAGGGGATACGCACGTTGTCGACCAACGAGTCGCCAAACACGACAACCTGCGAAAACTTGTTGAACggattgcgccgctgcagtGGCAATTGTGCTCCCGCAACCACAgcgacaagcgccgctACAATGCCTACAATACTACGCTGGACCATC
This is a stretch of genomic DNA from Malassezia vespertilionis chromosome 1, complete sequence. It encodes these proteins:
- the SEC24 gene encoding COPII subunit (COG:U; EggNog:ENOG503NVER), giving the protein MVPAGRQVYIETATGRKSWNPPVLQPRRPSAQRMAHQPGHARMSMPVAGVQGGATSPSMARPSPRLARAPSIGAIGHAARPSMARPPMPAQQRAASGPGAAPRNASISPGMQVPPVPRPAARPPTTMASPPSAPPTSAPIRPTAPRPRPASRPLSSVGPLPGMPSSAPEDAPSGARRAPPSAAASRRRAYPTAHLTANSVSYAGQYNATQPPATPGSDAVFTPATMGHSPMRSVSGQLQGTRTPTKPRVASMAMPDTVQAQPAPAADASGLAAQMQSMAVSAAPGTRQANQLYNTVLGAQPVNMTELDQPPPPIQLAPGACLSGDVQANADPTYQRSTLNAIPTTSSMLNKSKLPLAIVLTPMRSVRSDLGDTPVPVVSDSVIARCRRCRTYINPFVTFVEGGHRWRCCMCNITNEVPQLFDWNQETNQPADRWKRAELNSSIVEFIAPREYMVRPPQPPVYVFLIDVGHAAVQCGMVDIAAKTILANLDRIPNRDKRTKMAVIGFDTHLHFFKVTPHSPEPTMMVVSDVLDVFLPQPNDLLVNLSEERSGLESLLFNLGSMFTHTTAAGSALGPALQAAHKLIAAPGGKVEVFTASLASMGAGALKMRDDRKLYGGPRESSLLTPGSPFYKTFPIDCSRSQVSVDLWVFDKSYTDIATLTCLPRYTAGQTFYYPEFNAARPAIAARFAHELGEVLAAPISFEAVLRLRATRGIRPVSFHGNFFVRSSDLLALPSVSPDQSYVIECEIEETLSAPMVVFQSVVLHSTSDGERRIRVTTLALPTTSSLSEVYASADPLAIAAVWANKAVEKSLHARLDDARSMLRARLAEILSGYRATMTNARGGGQLHLNVPHNLETLPLLALGVLRTSALRLSTQLSPDQRAYSNTLLTTLPMERLGPYLVPCFYSLHNMPPEAGKLDPATQLLVMPPRQNLSSERVERHGLYLIDNGMDIVLWLGRSAVPQLTVDVFGAPDYASMQSGAIALPALDNDMSKRVHAIVQHIQSARHGVYLPTVYLVKEDGDAAMRLAALGLLVEDRFEQTAGYQQFLTQLRDKVNGT
- a CDS encoding uncharacterized protein (SECRETED:SignalP(1-19); CAZy:CE16), coding for MVQRSIVGIVAALVAVVAGAQLPLQRRNPFNKFSQVVVFGDSLVDNGNGTFLLTNKTWPRDPAYFNGRFSDGLVWTEHLADMLGVPTVVDHAYGSATTNNSRSKGESGYYSNITVPDMWQQVRTYTRNHARLDASALYILSGGSNDMYFGASSGSPQTIAKLAVSSLNKTAQELYRHGARHFVFESLGIVAGTPSARLPGAGENTTLAMQRFAETFNSEMRRLVAHTRRGHATFVDMHKCQRMIIDDPHKYGFKNTTAACLRGAYKDERDAGIQRHLCAHPEEYLFFDIFHPTTHTHQLFARAAADALTKSYAA